Genomic DNA from Providencia sp. PROV188:
ATGTGGAAGATTTGGCAACGTTGGGGAAGCCTGAGATTCACTTTTTCTCGGTGATCCCAAGTGTAGAACTATTTTTTGGTATTGAAGTCGCTATCTTACCTGAAAGCCATAAAAACTCGGCTGAGCGTGCAACACTCGCAATGCGGGCATTAGAAGAAGTGATCAAAGATACTAAAATTCCAAGTTCTCAAATTACATGTCAAGTGAGTATTGGTTCAGCAAAAGACGAAATTTTAGATTACTCAAAAACCATTAATGCCGACCTAATTGTCGTCGGTTCTCATCATCCAAGCACATCCACTTATTTATTAGGTTCGACTGCATCCGCCATTGTGCGTCATGCGCAAACATCAGTGTTTGTCGTTCGTTAATCTAAAGCTTACAAAATAAAAATGCCGCATCATAGAAAACTGACGCGGCATTTTAATGCATTATTTCTTAACAGAGTTCATTAATTTATCGTCTGTCGACCAAATGCGGTATTTCACTTCCATATCTTTTGGCGCATAAACAACAATTGGGAGTTTGCTGTTATAACGAACAAATGCTTCATCACCTAATTGAGTGGTAATAAAGCGGTCTTTTGCAGGTTCGCTACAAGCCATCATTGTTGAGGCAGGTCCTTTGACTTCGTCTAATTTGTAGTAGTTATATCCCCAACCCTCTAAGGTTTTTTCTTCTAAGTCACCCATAAACCATTGGCGATTACAATCTGCTTTAATGGTTTTTCCGATAACCAGCTCAACCATGTAGTCATATTCATTTTGCTGAGTATCAAGCTGGATCACATGACGAGTCATACCAGATTCTGCTTTCGGGTAAGGCGCGATCTTTCCTAAATCTTCAGTCGCCATTGCACAAGAAGACACTGCTACCGCAGCCATTACAGACAAAATCGCTTTTTTCATCATAAAATTCCTATTGGTAAAAAAATAACAACATTAAAAACTAGGGTTTGATACATAGTAGGTCAATTCAACCACTTTAATCACTATAGATGATTCTTAATTACAAAAATATAGATAACTCATTAATCCTTTAGTGATAATACTTAATATTAGTATAAGGATCATAAAATTAATAAAAATTATGTAAATCCGCCCCATCAATATGTACATAAAACAATCAATGGTTATACTGAAAGTGAGGCTTAATTCATTATGAGGAGGTAGTATGTTATCTGCTGATCAAGATTTAGTTTCACAATTAATCTCCACACACCCCCGCTTTCAATCTCTCTATGAGAAGCATCACCAATTAGATAAAGAAATTAGCAAGCTTGAAGGACCTTCAGGTGCCGGCTATAACGAACAGGTTGCCAAACTTAAAAAAGAAAAATTGCATCTAAAAGATGAAATGCAGAGAATAATGCAAACCAGTCGATAAGGTGCCTTTAAACTGCAGCTAATCTTACTTTATCAAATACATTGGGGTCTTAGCTTCAATGCATTAGGCTCCAATAAGTTAGCTACAACACAATTGGCGATAATACAGTGTTAATGGCATAAGAAATTTCTCTTATGCCATTTTTGCTATTAATGGGGGGAAAATGCTTTTATATTGATTTAAGCGCCTATAAATAGTTGCTATAAAGATATATATTAAATATATCTTTATTTGAGGAGAAGCGATGATGGTGGGTAAAAGAATATCGAGGGAAATCGTAACGATAGAAAAAATGATAAAAATCTATGAAAAGGCACATCCTGCTCCTGAAGACAACCCAGAACATTACCAAATACTTTTTTCCTATGCCGTAAAACGCCTAAATAAATGCCGTTATGGTGAAGAAAAACCAGCCTGTAAACAATGCCCTATACATTGCTACCAACCAAAGCAACGTGAACAAATGAAAATCATTATGCGTTGGGCCGGCCCTAAAATGCTATATCACCATCCTATTTTAGCAATTCGTCATCTCATTGATGATAAAAAACCTGTCCCGGAGCTACCTAGTCGGGAACGTACTACATCCAACCTGAAAAAATGATCTTATCAACAGAATATTTCACCACACCAATTCGGAATTACATCACTGAGAAAAACAAATTTATCGGTGTAAATGTTAAATATATTTAACGACAACTTGTTCGTTAGCCTCGTGTGTTTTTTTTCACTATCTTATTGGTTTTTTATCAGTTTTTAAACTCACTCACGTTATCTTCTCAATTTTCATCGAATCTCGATAAAATGACTTTAGCTCTCTATCATGTTTCTATTTCCAGAAATGACGTTCATATAAAAATTAGTAACCGAACATAATTAATAATCAAAACCCATGCTTATGAAAAATACAAAAATGATAACACTGCTCAATTAATACTAAAAATGAGATGTACATCTCAATATTTAGCTTAAAACGCATGTTTTGATAAAAAACAAAAATCAATATGATTCAATAATTTTATCAATAATGTCATTAACAATTTTATACATTAGATAAATTTATTATTGATACTTTTAACGAATATACCCTAAATAATTTGCATCACTATTATTTATGATAAGACACAAATAATGACTACTTACCTTTAAAAGATAAAAAAACAATGAAAAAGCGTAAAAAAACACAAAATATTAAAATCTAAAAAATATCGAAAAACTGGAATTTAAAACCACAGTTACCGGTAACTTGTAGAATAAGTGAATAGAACACCAAATAGGTTGCTCGGAAAAACCGATTAGTTTTCCTATAAGCATCGTAAAAAGCATATTTCGAAACATTTATTAATACTTTAATTTACGATATGACATATAAAAAAACAGCTCATATAATTTCAATCATCAAGGTTATAGTGATTTTTTATATCAATAGAATTTAAAAACTTGATATTTGATTTCG
This window encodes:
- a CDS encoding DUF465 domain-containing protein; translated protein: MLSADQDLVSQLISTHPRFQSLYEKHHQLDKEISKLEGPSGAGYNEQVAKLKKEKLHLKDEMQRIMQTSR
- a CDS encoding nitrous oxide-stimulated promoter family protein produces the protein MVGKRISREIVTIEKMIKIYEKAHPAPEDNPEHYQILFSYAVKRLNKCRYGEEKPACKQCPIHCYQPKQREQMKIIMRWAGPKMLYHHPILAIRHLIDDKKPVPELPSRERTTSNLKK
- the eco gene encoding serine protease inhibitor ecotin — encoded protein: MKKAILSVMAAVAVSSCAMATEDLGKIAPYPKAESGMTRHVIQLDTQQNEYDYMVELVIGKTIKADCNRQWFMGDLEEKTLEGWGYNYYKLDEVKGPASTMMACSEPAKDRFITTQLGDEAFVRYNSKLPIVVYAPKDMEVKYRIWSTDDKLMNSVKK
- a CDS encoding universal stress protein, encoding MYKKILVPIDLLEDDLNSNIIKHVEDLATLGKPEIHFFSVIPSVELFFGIEVAILPESHKNSAERATLAMRALEEVIKDTKIPSSQITCQVSIGSAKDEILDYSKTINADLIVVGSHHPSTSTYLLGSTASAIVRHAQTSVFVVR